In Eucalyptus grandis isolate ANBG69807.140 chromosome 4, ASM1654582v1, whole genome shotgun sequence, the following proteins share a genomic window:
- the LOC104441720 gene encoding LOW QUALITY PROTEIN: uncharacterized protein LOC104441720 (The sequence of the model RefSeq protein was modified relative to this genomic sequence to represent the inferred CDS: deleted 2 bases in 1 codon), producing the protein MPATEYQGSFLGRISIRRNQVVSMDGHHEQELEDLDLFQRNIAERFSELLPSPQPPPDGGGDGGDPSAPASADAPFLSLAWLRKLLDVFLCCEAEFKAFLIMGRERDPSVVAKPPLDRLLPELLDRSVKALDVCNAVMHGVDAVRHCQKLSEIAVAALEQQPIGEGQARRAKKALGSMMAVLAAEDKESSGHKSTERTWSFGRRGSSAGSNKDRSAAVQFRTLSWGVSKNWSASKQIQAMSSNLVVPRGAESSGLALPVYIMGAITVLVMSALVAAIPCQERTGLAMHLQVPKQFAWAQPMTALQEKIGEEWKRKEKRGTAGLMEEVQRMERLGQVLAEFADSFQFPCEGERADEAAVRAAELAETCRRMEEGLVPLQMQIREVFHRIVRSRSEVLDVLDQAGKLSAPTM; encoded by the exons ATGCCTGCCACCGAGTACCAGGGCTCCTTCCTGGGCCGCATCAGCATCCGCCGCAACCAGGTCGTCTCCATGGACGGCCACCATGAGCAGGAGCTCGAGGACCTCGACCTCTTCCAGCGCAACATCGCCGAGCGCTTCTCCGAGCTCCTCCCCTCC CCCCAGCCCCCACCcgacggcggtggcgacggcggcgacccCTCCGCCCCCGCCTCCGCCGACGCCCCCTTCCTCTCCCTCGCGTGGCTCCGGAAGCTCCTCGACGTCTTCCTCTGCTGCGAGGCGGAGTTCAAGGCCTTCCTCATCATGGGCCGCGAGCGCGACCCCTCCGTCGTCGCCAAGCCCCCCCTCGACCGCCTCCTCCCCGAGCTCCTCGACCGCTCCGTCAAGGCCCTCGACGTCTGCAACGCCGTCATGCATGGCGTCGACGCCGTCAGGCACTGCCAGAAGCTCTCGGAGATCGCTGTCGCCGCCCTCGAGCAGCAGCCAATCGGAGAGGGCCAGGCCCGGCGGGCGAAGAAGGCGCTCGGATCGATGATGGCCGTGCTGGCCGCCGAGGATAAGGAGAGCAGCGGCCACAAGTCAACGGAGAGGACTTGGTCTTTCGGGCGGAGAGGCAGCAGCGCCGGCTCGAACAAGGATCGATCGGCAGCTGTGCAGTTCCGGACGCTCTCCTGGGGCGTGTCGAAGAATTGGTCCGCATCAAAGCAAATTCAA GCCATGTCATCGAACCTGGTGGTCCCGCGAGGTGCAGAGTCATCTGGCCTCGCCCTGCCGGTGTACATCATGGGCGCAATCACAGTCCTCGTGATGTCGGCCCTGGTGGCGGCCATCCCGTGCCAGGAGAGGACCGGGCTGGCGATGCACCTGCAGGTGCCGAAGCAGTTCGCATGGGCGCAGCCCATGACCGCGTTGCAGGAGAAGATCGGGGAGGAGTGGAAGCGGAAGGAGAAGCGGGGGACGGCAGGGCTGATGGAGGAGGTGCAGCGGATGGAGCGGCTGGGGCAGGTGCTGGCCGAGTTTGCGGACTCGTTCCAGTTCCCGTGCGAGGGGGAGCGGGCGGATGAGGCGGCCGTGAGGGCGGCGGAGCTGGCGGAGACGTGCCGGAGGATGGAGGAGGGGCTGGTGCCGCTGCAGATGCAGATCAGGGAGGTGTTCCACAGGATCGTGAGGAGCAGGAGCGAGGTGCTGGATGTTTTGGACCAGGCTGGTAAACTGTCTGCTCCCACCATGTAA